CAAGACTGGTGTGCAATCCTACCTCAAAGCAAAAGGAGCAAAGCTAAAATCACAGAAAGACTTGGATAATTTAGTTTTAGCTATTTCAAATAATATTATATCAGGTATTACTTCTGCGGGTCTACAATTGTATTATAATAAAAAAGAAGCAATGTACAAATGTGAGTTACAATTAAAACTTAATAAAGAGGAAGCACTGAAAAAAGCAGTTGAAGAAGCAGCAGCAGAAGAACAATTAAGACTGGATTTTGATAAAGAAACATTTAAAAAATCATTAGAAAAAGAATGGGACAAGCTAGAAGATAATTAATGGCAAGGATTCGAAAGAAATTTAGTATTTATTATACCTTATAGGTCGGACTAAATCTATAGTTCGACCTAATTATTATAATATCAGAAATCCCGACCCAACATCTGATTATTAGGTTGTTATAAGGTTTTACCAGTAAAATAATATTGTCATACTTTTCTGTCTTAAATTCGTAATCTTGTTCCGAGTTATTCGTAATCATGTCTTTTGACAATATCTTATTGGCTAATTTAATGACTGTTATGGAGTATTTGCTGTGTGTTAGAAATTAGTAATTTTGTTAATAAAATTCAGACAACCTATATTGATGACAATTATAATTACGATAGGTCAGGATTTCTGAATATAAAGCCAACAAAAAATATGTTGATGAAATGTTAAGATTTGTATTGATTATAATTACAGTATTTTCATTCCTGTTTTGTAATGCACAAAAACAGCAAATTGGAGCTGAACATAGAAATGGGAGTATATATGCATATGGAGTTGGTGCTAACAAAGAACAAGCTGAAGAAAATGTGTTGGCTGAACTATTTAATGTTTTGGCGATTAATATTTCTGATTCAACAAAATCTATTTCTGAACTTAGAGATAAAAAAACAACTTACTATTTATATAAAGAAGTAAGAAAGTACTTTCGTAAATCAAATTTAACATTTGAGGAAAAAAAATGTATATACAAAAAAGATAAATGGTACTGTAGTATAGTGTTGGATAAAATAACTCAAAAAAAACAATGGGAGAATGATTGGATTAAAACAAATAGTTTGGTAATTAGCTTTTATAATTCTGGAGTTAGTATAAAAGAAAATGAAAAGATCAAAGCAAGAAAGTATTTTAATAATTGTCTAAAGCATATAGATGAACGTAACTATTTGGAAACATTATTAATTGGTTTAAAAGTAGCTGAATGTGAAACCATACAAAAATTGAAAGGAGATCGTAACTACATTGCTGAAATAGAAGTATATGAGCAGATGGAATCGTTGTCAACATCAATTGACACCCTTACAGATTTATATTACAGCATTTTATTTAAATGCAATGATTCGATATTAAAAGATTGTGGCATTACTTTTCATAAACCCAAGTTAATTAAAAACAATTCTGAAGGTAATACTAATATTTCTGCGACTATCAGAGATGGTCTAGAAGTTTATTCAATAAAAGATATTTTTAATTGGAAAGTTAACAAGTATATTGAAAAAGATATAAGGGAACAGGATAGAAAAAAATTTGATGATAAAGAACTTAGTGCTGATGAAACTCTTGAGATTTTTAAAAAATATCGTTATTTCTTTCATTCTAAATATATTGTAGATACAAATAGCAATACTATAGTTTTTCATTATAGCATTAAAGATTTATTAGCGAAAGTTTCTAAGGATACAATAATTTTTGAAAGTTCTGAATCATTTTCGATAAATGTTTTTGAAAAATCAATGCAAAGAAGGAGTGATTTTACTGAGTTTATAAGTCAGAGTCAAAAAAGAAAAGAAAGCATAATTGTTCAACCTAAATATAATCAATCATCAATTGAAGAAACATTATATAACGTTTTAAATTCTCCAAAAAATGTTAGCGAAGCTTTAAAAAGTTTATCTATAAAAAATGAACTGTCTTCAAATACAACTATTAAAACAACCACACCTATTTATAAAAACAACTTCTCCCCAACAGAAATATTAATAATAAAAGATTCTACAGAACTAAACAATGAAATAGTCAATACAGATTTTTTCAAATTAGATCCCAATAGCAATGATACATTAAGATTTGTTTATGCAAAAGACAATAACAATAAACCATATAGAGTCCTTGGACTTTTAGAAAATGGCAAAACTGTGGGAGAACCTTCAGGAAGAAAGTATCTTACTGCAACTGATTTCATAGGAGATATAGCACCAGACAAACTTCCCAAAAAAAAGATAAAAATACCTAGGGATGAAGATAAAAAAGAGTATAATGCACCAAATCCTTATCATGTTATTATAGATAGTTTCTATTATTCAAAAAAAATTACAATTGAGCAGTACTGTACTTTCTTGAATATTTCGCACGTTAGTGTCTCAAAAAATGGTTTTTGCAATGGAAAACCTTATATTTTTATTAATTATAATAAATGTCCTATTTATTACAAAGACAATGAATTCAAACATAGACCCGAAACAAACGATAAAGAACCTGTTAATTATGTTTCATGGTATGGAGCAAAAGCATTTTGCGATTGGTACAGCGAAAATTGCAGACTACCATCTGAAGCAGAATACAGGTGCTTAATAAATAAGACTAATGAAAATGATAGTCTCAAAGAATGGTGTGAAGATGACTATTTTAATGTATGGCAAATTAATAAAGATGTAGATCAAAAAGAAGGTAGTAATAAAAAGTTTAACTTCTCATGGTATAAAGATGAAGTAACACAACTAAACTACTATTTACGTTTAATTAGAAAAAGAAATCCTAAAAATGAAAATTTATCAGAACCTTTTAATAATGTTCTGTTCAAACATAAAGATGATAGTTTAATTTATATTGATAATTATTCTGTATATAAAATTACCAAAGAGCCAAGAGACGATACTGTTGAAAAAGGAGCAGAACAAAAGGTTAATAAAATATACATTTATTATCCATATATTATGAGAAGCGATATTGGTTTTAGAATAATTAAGAAGGAAAAAAAATTATCAACCCATTGAAATTAAATTGAGTGATGTTTAGAATCCATAAAAATTTAATATTAGTCATTTTATTATTTGGCATAAACCTTTTTGTTGTAAAGTCTCAGTCTGATACAAATAGTAAATTATTTACTGTTAATTTTAAACATACACAAATAGACGATAAAGAATACAAGGAAAAAGAACACACACAATTGGGTTTTGCGATAAATGTTGGAGGTGATTTGCTTGTATATACTCCAATATCATTTTTACTTGATTTAATGAAAGACGATTTCTATATAATAAAAAATTGGGTACTACAACCTAGCGAATGCACTAAAATAAGAAACGATAAAGTTATAGAAGGATGTTTTAGCGAAAATCTAAGTCAATTAAAAATAACTATTAGGAAAAATGGAGATACAAAAGAAGAGGCAAACGGAATACTTGTTGGTTACGATTTGAATAATAGCTTACTTGCAATTTACCCTGATAAAGAGAATTTTATAACAGAAACGTTCTCACTTCCAAAAGGTAATAACAAAAAACATTCATCATTATATTCTCAAGATTTAAGAAAAGAATTTAACTATAAAGTAAAAAATATTAATTCCATTAGCATTACTGATGATACAAAAATACAGCTGTCCCCTTTTATGAATTCAAGCACACATTTGTTCATCAGCAATGTAAAAAAGAATCGTGCATATGGTATTAATATGAAATCTATAATAGATGGAGCTC
The Bacteroidales bacterium DNA segment above includes these coding regions:
- a CDS encoding SUMF1/EgtB/PvdO family nonheme iron enzyme, whose protein sequence is MLRFVLIIITVFSFLFCNAQKQQIGAEHRNGSIYAYGVGANKEQAEENVLAELFNVLAINISDSTKSISELRDKKTTYYLYKEVRKYFRKSNLTFEEKKCIYKKDKWYCSIVLDKITQKKQWENDWIKTNSLVISFYNSGVSIKENEKIKARKYFNNCLKHIDERNYLETLLIGLKVAECETIQKLKGDRNYIAEIEVYEQMESLSTSIDTLTDLYYSILFKCNDSILKDCGITFHKPKLIKNNSEGNTNISATIRDGLEVYSIKDIFNWKVNKYIEKDIREQDRKKFDDKELSADETLEIFKKYRYFFHSKYIVDTNSNTIVFHYSIKDLLAKVSKDTIIFESSESFSINVFEKSMQRRSDFTEFISQSQKRKESIIVQPKYNQSSIEETLYNVLNSPKNVSEALKSLSIKNELSSNTTIKTTTPIYKNNFSPTEILIIKDSTELNNEIVNTDFFKLDPNSNDTLRFVYAKDNNNKPYRVLGLLENGKTVGEPSGRKYLTATDFIGDIAPDKLPKKKIKIPRDEDKKEYNAPNPYHVIIDSFYYSKKITIEQYCTFLNISHVSVSKNGFCNGKPYIFINYNKCPIYYKDNEFKHRPETNDKEPVNYVSWYGAKAFCDWYSENCRLPSEAEYRCLINKTNENDSLKEWCEDDYFNVWQINKDVDQKEGSNKKFNFSWYKDEVTQLNYYLRLIRKRNPKNENLSEPFNNVLFKHKDDSLIYIDNYSVYKITKEPRDDTVEKGAEQKVNKIYIYYPYIMRSDIGFRIIKKEKKLSTH